One region of Pygocentrus nattereri isolate fPygNat1 chromosome 14, fPygNat1.pri, whole genome shotgun sequence genomic DNA includes:
- the gys1 gene encoding glycogen [starch] synthase, muscle, with the protein MPLARSFSVTSLSGLDEWDDEFDLDDAVLFEIAWEVANKVGGIYTVIQTKARLTCEEWGENYFLVGPYMESNVRTQVELIEPTNAALRRTIDKMNSSGCKVYFGRWLIEGSPYVVLLDVGFTAWSLDRWKSELWENCSIGVPWFDREANDAVLFGFLTAWLLGEYAAQCEDPPHILAHFHEWLAGLGLVLCRQRQLPVATIFTTHATLLGRYLCAGNVDFYNNLAEFNVDKEAGDRQIYHRYCLERAAARCAHVFTTVSQITAIEAEHLLKRKPDIVTPNGLNVKKFSAMHEFQNLHAQSKARIQEFIRGHFYGHLDFNLDKTVFLFIAGRYEFSNKGADIFLEALARLNYLLRVNHSDVTVIAFFIMPARTNNFNVETLKGQAVRKQLWDTAQTVKERFGKKLYESLLVGQLPEVSKMLDKEDFTMMKRAIFATQRQCLPPICSHNMLEDSTDPILTCIRRIGLFNSSQDRVKVVFHPEFLSSTSPLLPMDYEEFVRGCHLGVFPSYYEPWGYTPAECTVMGIPSVSTNLSGFGCFMEEHIADPSAYGIYILDRRYRSVDESCNQLTSFLFQFCQQSRRQRIIQRNRTERLSDLLDWRYLGRYYVSARHMALAKAFPDAYVYEPHDPTSTTGFRYPRPASVPPSPAHSLHSSPHHSEAEDEDERYDEELEAEKDRVNIRQPYSVPHKNKSLPADPADPAEPADSVELPEKN; encoded by the exons TTGGAGGGATCTATACAGTGATTCAGACGAAGGCCCGTTTGACCTGTGAGGAATGGGGAGAGAACTACTTCTTAGTGGGGCCGTACATGGAGTCCAATGTCAGGACACAGGTTGAGCTTATTGAGCCCACCAATGCAGCACTCAGGAGGACCATTGACAAAATGAACAGCAGTGGCTGCAAG GTGTATTTTGGCCGCTGGCTAATTGAGGGTTCTCCATATGTGGTCCTGCTGGATGTGGGCTTCACGGCCTGGTCTTTGGACCGCTGGAAGAGTGAGCTGTGGGAGAACTGTTCTATTGGAGTTCCCTGGTTCGATCGGGAGGCCAATGACGCTGTCCTCTTCGGATTCCTCACTGCCTGGCTGCTCGGagag TATGCAGCGCAGTGTGAAGACCCTCCACACATCCTGGCTCATTTTCATGAATGGTTGGCTGGTCTGGGCCTGGTTTTGTGTAGACAGCGGCAGTTACCCGTAGCAACCATTTTCACCACACATGCCACGCTGCTCGGTCGATACCTATGTGCCGGCAATGTTGACTTTTACAACAACCTTGCAGAG tTTAATGTAGATAAGGAGGCGGGAGATAGGCAGATCTATCATCGCTACTGTTTGGAGCGGGCTGCAGCACGCTGTGCTCATGTTTTCACCACTGTGTCTCAAATTACGGCCATTGAGGCCGAGCATCTGCTGAAAAGGAAACCAG ATATTGTTACCCCAAATggtttaaatgtgaaaaagttCTCAGCCATGCACGAGTTCCAGAACCTGCACGCTCAAAGCAAGGCTCGCATTCAAGAGTTCATCAGAGGCCACTTCTATGG ACATTTAGATTTTAATCTGGATAAGACCGTCTTCCTGTTCATTGCTGGGCGCTATGAGTTCTCAAATAAGGGAGCCGATATTTTCCTAGAGGCACTTGCTAGACTCAACTACCTCTTGAGG gTAAACCACAGTGATGTTACAGTGATAGCGTTCTTCATCATGCCTGCTCGCACCAACAACTTCAACGTGGAGACGCTGAAAGGCCAAGCCGTACGGAAACAGCTCTG GGATACAGCCCAGACTGTGAAAGAGCGCTTTGGGAAGAAGCTCTATGAATCATTATTAGT TGGGCAGTTGCCAGAAGTGTCTAAAATGTTGGATAAGGAAGATTTCACCATGATGAAGAGGGCCATCTTTGCCACACAGCGCCAGTGCCTGCCACCCATCTGCTCCCACAACATGCTGGAGGACAGCACTGATCCCATCCTCACCTGCATCCGCCGCATAGGCCTCTTCAACAGCTCTCAGGACCGGGTTAAG GTGGTTTTCCATCCAGAGTTTTTGTCCTCTACCTCTCCCCTTCTGCCCATGGACTATGAGGAGTTTGTTAGGGGCTGCCACCTTGGGGTCTTCCCCTCTTACTATGAGCCCTGGGGATACACACCCG CTGAGTGTACTGTGATGGGAATCCCATCAGTCTCCACTAACCTCTCTGGATTTGGTTGTTTCATGGAAGAACACATAGCAGACCCATCTGCCTACG GAATCTATATACTGGACCGGCGGTATCGCAGTGTGGACGAGTCATGTAACCAGCTGACCTCTTTCCTTTTCCAGTTCTGTCAGCAAAGCCGCAGGCAGCGCATTATTCAGAGGAACCGCACAGAGCGCCTCAGTGACCTGCTGGACTGGAGATACCTGGGCCGg taCTATGTATCTGCTCGCCATATGGCCCTGGCCAAAGCCTTCCCTGATGCATATGTCTATGAGCCCCATGATCCCACCTCG ACCACAGGCTTCCGTTACCCACGGCCTGCCTCAGTGCCACCCTCCCCTGCCCACTCACTCCACTCCTCCCCCCATCACAGTGAggctgaggatgaggatgagagATACGATGAAGAGCTGGAAGCTGAGAAAGACCGCGTGAATATCCGCCAGCCTTATAGTGTACCGCACAAGAACAAGAGCCTGCCAGCTGACCCAGCTGACCCAGCTGAACCAGCTGACTCAGTTGAATTGCCTGAGAAAAACTGA
- the aspdh gene encoding putative L-aspartate dehydrogenase produces the protein MTDISSPIRVGIVGYGHLGQFLVDRIQKKGLAAGLSLAFVWNRNADKLIESVPKDLILTNLSEFTQIKADLIVEVCHPQIVKDFGVRFLSHANFLVGSPSALSDSQLDKELRLTAKKHGKTLYVPSGALWGGQDIQRLNDSGSLKALSIRMSKHPSCFRLAGGTFSDWAGEEGRCVLFHGSVAELCPIAPNNVNTMAAAAIAASTLGFHGVTGEIVSDTALADYHLVEVEVTGPDGFSVKTVRRNPAKLGAVTGSATYNSFWSSLLVCKGHGGRVYLC, from the exons ATGACTGATATATCCTCACCCATAAGAGTTGGCATTGTAGGATATGGACATTTAG GTCAGTTCCTGGTGGATCGCATACAGAAAAAGGGGCTTGCAGCAGGCCTTAGTTTGGCCTTTGTTTGGAATAGAAATGCAGACAAACTCATTGAGTCAGTCCCTAAGGATCTGATCCTGACTAACCTGTCTGAGTTTACACAAAT AAAGGCTGACCTGATTGTGGAGGTCTGTCATCCACAAATAGTGAAAGATTTTGGGGTTCGATTCTTATCACACGCAAACTTTCTG GTGGGCAGTCCATCTGCTCTGTCAGACTCTCAGCTGGACAAGGAGCTCCGGCTGACTGCAAAGAAACATGGCAAGACACTCTATGTGCCCAGCGGTGCTTTATGGGGCGGCCAAGACATCCAGAGACTAAATGACAGTGGATCATTAAAA GCCCTCTCCATTCGTATGTCAAAGCACCCCTCCTGTTTCCGCCTGGCTGGAGGCACGTTCTCTGACTGGGCAGGAGAGGAGGGGAGGTGTGTTTTGTTTCATGGCTCAGTGGCAGAGCTCTGCCCCATCGCTCCTAACAACGTGAACACAATGGCAGCCGCCGCCATTGCCGCATCAACCCTGGGCTTCCATGGAGTCACTGGAGAGATTGTGTCTGATACTGC TCTAGCTGATTACCACCTAGTGGAAGTTGAGGTGACAGGCCCAGATGGCTTCTCAGTGAAAACAGTGCGGCGCAATCCAGCCAAGCTAGGAGCTGTTACTGGCAGTGCCACCTACAACTCATTCTGGAGCAGCTTACTGG TCTGCAAAGGTCATGGAGGGAGAGTGTATCTATGCTGA